A genomic region of Georgenia sp. TF02-10 contains the following coding sequences:
- a CDS encoding CinA family protein, with protein MTSDTTEEPQQWEPLLDRLVDADHTVATAESLTGGRLAARLTDVPGSSGAFVGGVVTYATDAKIRVLDVPEALVDEHGVVSGECAESMANGVRDLLGTTYGISTTGVAGPDTQEGKPVGTVFVAVAGPNGTKVVPLDLDGDRERIQERAIDAALSALAVMMGESEAAPAGRGAEDPTLG; from the coding sequence ATGACCTCCGACACCACCGAGGAGCCCCAGCAGTGGGAGCCGCTCCTCGACCGCCTCGTCGACGCCGACCACACCGTGGCGACCGCCGAGTCGCTCACGGGGGGCCGGCTGGCCGCCCGCCTCACCGACGTGCCGGGGTCGTCGGGGGCGTTCGTCGGCGGTGTCGTCACCTACGCGACGGACGCGAAGATCCGGGTCCTCGACGTCCCGGAGGCCCTCGTCGACGAGCACGGCGTCGTGTCCGGTGAATGCGCGGAGTCGATGGCGAACGGCGTCCGCGACCTGCTCGGGACGACGTACGGCATCTCGACGACGGGGGTGGCCGGGCCCGACACCCAGGAGGGGAAGCCGGTGGGGACCGTCTTCGTCGCCGTCGCGGGCCCGAACGGGACGAAGGTGGTGCCACTCGACCTCGACGGCGATCGGGAGCGGATCCAGGAGCGAGCGATCGACGCCGCCCTGTCGGCGCTGGCGGTGATGATGGGGGAGTCCGAGGCCGCACCGGCCGGGCGGGGAGCGGAAG